CGCGAGGGTGCCAACATCCGCTGTGCGAGGTAGGCCGCCGCCGCGTGCGGAATCGCATAGTGGACGTGCAGTACGTCGAGGTCGTGGTAGCGCGCCACCTCCGCCATCTTCGACGCGAGAGCCAGACTGTAGGGTGTGTGCGGGAAGGGCGGGTAGTTCGTCGTCTCCACCTCGTGGAAGAACACGTTGGGAGTGAAGTGGCGCAGTCGGACCGGCAGCGCGTGGCTGATGAAGTGCACCTCGTAGTCGTCGCGCTGCGCCAGCGCGAGCCCGAGTTCCGTGGCGACGATCCCGCTGCCACCCGTCGAGGCGAAGCTCGTGATACCGACTCTTCGTCGCGCCGCGCCTCCGTCCCGACCCCCTGCCCCGTTCATGGTCGATCTCCTCGTGTGGGTACTTCCGCCGGCGCCAACCATGGATCCTCCACCACGAATCCCTCTGCGAACTCGACCCCGACCCGCTGGCCGAGCCGGGCTCGGCGACCCTCGTGGGCGGCCAGGAAGCCAGGCGCGTTGATCGGCGTGGCGGTGGTGTCCGGCGTACGTCGGAACTGTGATTCGTAACGGCCGACCGCGCGGCGCCAGGCCTCCATGCCGGCTCCGACGTCGAAGGCCACGTGCGTGGGAGCTTCGTGGTGGCATGGATAGAACAGCAGGCGCTCACTGCGGTGGGCCGGCCCGCGATCGGGGGCTCGCCGCCCCACACCGGCGAAGAAGTGGGCGCGCCGCGCCAGCGCACCCGCCGCCTCGTGATCGGGATGACGGTCGTCGATCCACGGTGCGAACAGCCAACGTGGTCGGTGTTCCCGCACGAGATCGATCAGCGCGTCGAGTTGCGCGTCGTCGTGGGGGTCGATCCCGCCGTCGGGGAGACCGAGCACCGGTCTCCGGTCCGAGGCGCCCAGGTCCGCCGCGGCACTCAGACTGCATGCGCGGCGCTCCTCGGCTGTGCCGTTGCTGGCCAGTTCCCCGCCCGTGAGGTCGGCGATCAGGACCTCGTGTCCGGCGGCGGCCAGCACGGCGACGGTGGCTCCGCAGAACAACTCGACGTCGTCGGGATGCGGCGAGAGGAACAGTGCATCGCAGGTCCTCGACCGGTTCATCGTCCGGATTCCTCCAGGTGCAGGGCGATGCACGGCACCCGACCGGAATCGATCGCGCGGACGTACGAGTGCTCCAGCTCGGCTCGGGCACGGGCCGCGTCCCCGTTCCACGCGACCCACCACTGGTGCGCCACGAAGGCGCGTTCCTGAGGTCGGCCCCGCAGGTCGAACCACGCGGCCCGGCGCGCCGGATCCCCGTCGGTCCGCGTCGCGGCCAGGCGGTCCCGCAGACGGTCGATCTCGCGGGTCAGGCGCGGCCCGACGCGTCGTACCTCGCGACGCGCGCGATCGGTGTCGACGGTCGACTCGAGGGCTTCCATCGCCGAGCCCACCGTGGTCGCGGCGGTGTCCACGGCGCGTCCCCAGGCTTCGGGCAGTCCCGACCGGCGCAGGATCGACGCATCCCCGTTCAGGACCGCGGTCCTCGTGGCGTGGTCGGGCGGCCACGGTACGTCGTCGGGGATCATCACGGCGTGAGGACGGGCAGCCGGCCGTGCGGCCCGGACCCCCAGTTCCCCATACAGGGGCGACAGCTGACCGTGGTAGGACAGCTCCGCCGGTCCCAACACCGAGGCGACGGGGCCCAGCAGCGCGTCCTGCCACACCGGACGCAGCAGGACCGAGGGTGTGACGCGATCGACGTCGACCGCACGCATCTCGTCGGCCTCGACCTTCGTCCTGCGGTCGCCGTCCAGGAGGAACAAACCACTGGACCGGGCCTTCGCGTCGATCGCCACCGGCCAACCGCGCGCCTCGAGTGTGCGCGTGTGTTCCTCGAGCGCCGCGGTGATCCGCGGGTGTTCCGACACGTAGCGTTCGAACAGCGGACGCCCCAGCCTTCGCAAGCGTGGCGAGCGGGCGTCCACCACCACCAGGCCGTCCTCCGCGAACATGTGCAGTGC
The Candidatus Krumholzibacteriia bacterium genome window above contains:
- the bshB1 gene encoding bacillithiol biosynthesis deacetylase BshB1; translated protein: MNRSRTCDALFLSPHPDDVELFCGATVAVLAAAGHEVLIADLTGGELASNGTAEERRACSLSAAADLGASDRRPVLGLPDGGIDPHDDAQLDALIDLVREHRPRWLFAPWIDDRHPDHEAAGALARRAHFFAGVGRRAPDRGPAHRSERLLFYPCHHEAPTHVAFDVGAGMEAWRRAVGRYESQFRRTPDTTATPINAPGFLAAHEGRRARLGQRVGVEFAEGFVVEDPWLAPAEVPTRGDRP
- the bshC gene encoding bacillithiol biosynthesis BshC; this translates as EVTAPTAAPVLDTFDLELPAPGPAWTDSAFLEELRRDHVRTGAGIRSLEGLEALAGGAACVITGQQPGLLLGPLYCFYKIAGAVAIARTLSERQERRVVPVYWCGADDSDFEEVRRAWAYHPTQGPFRAEIPTSAWEPGLRVGDVTDASLPDVEAAVLRRIGVPHVVEEWLESMRELHALGDRARAWALHMFAEDGLVVVDARSPRLRRLGRPLFERYVSEHPRITAALEEHTRTLEARGWPVAIDAKARSSGLFLLDGDRRTKVEADEMRAVDVDRVTPSVLLRPVWQDALLGPVASVLGPAELSYHGQLSPLYGELGVRAARPAARPHAVMIPDDVPWPPDHATRTAVLNGDASILRRSGLPEAWGRAVDTAATTVGSAMEALESTVDTDRARREVRRVGPRLTREIDRLRDRLAATRTDGDPARRAAWFDLRGRPQERAFVAHQWWVAWNGDAARARAELEHSYVRAIDSGRVPCIALHLEESGR